The Candidatus Bathyarchaeota archaeon genomic interval GTCAAGGTTCATGTTCATATCGACCGTGGGGCGTTGGGGTTAGCTAGGTACGTAATGCTATGTGATTTTAAAGACGACTTAGAGGAGGTGGCTGATAAGTTACTTGATAGACTTGCTAGGGAGAATTATATAGAGTTTTTTGCAAGGCTTATTCCATGGGGTGGCTTCCTCGTTTTAGCCTCTTTACCGCCAAGATTCGAGACTAAGTATAGGATTTTCCTCGACAGACTTATCGACATGGGAATTCTAAGAGGTTATCAGATGTTCAGGGTTAACTGGTTACGCTATTTCTCGATGAGAGTCGACTGCTTTGACTTTAAGAGATATTGCTGGAAGTTCCAGTGGGATGACTTATCGAACAGAGACGCGTCTACAATCGTCTCTATAGAGGAAGACGTCAGGAAAGCCCGGATAGATAAACTTGACCTACGGATAATCGGTATGCTTCAGAAGGATTCGTCACTATCTGTCGCGGAGATCGCTAGACAACTTGATGTAGATTATAAGAAGGTTTTATACCACTTTAAGGAGCATATCGTCGGAGGGGGACTGATCAAGGGCTATATACTTAGATGGCATGGAGAAGTAAAGTCTAAAAACTCTCTTACGCGTATGATAATGGTCTTGGATGGATTGGAGCACAGTGAACTTGAAGCTGTTAAAGAGGTCTTCCAAGATATACCGTTTACTTGGTTTGACTCCTATTCAAGGGATTCTGGGGTTTACATGGCATACCTCGTAGTTCCGGTGGAGCATCTTCAAGGTACACTTAAGTATACTTGGAGAAGACTGTCAAATACCAGGAGAAAGCTTATCTACGCTTTTATAGATTCTGAGTGTAGTAGAGCTTACATGGTGCCTATGGAGCCTTTCGTGGAAGAAATTGGATGGACGTTCAGCATCAAAACTAGTATAAATCTATTGTCTGAAATCTTAAATTTAAATCTCGCTAGATAGATTTACCAAATGGGGTCGTCACTTATAGGTCCGGGACCCATATGCACACCACTATATATTTATTTTAGGGGTGCTTCTCTTTTAGCTTTTTCCCTTTTCACAAGGTTTATCCCAGAGAGCTTTGCATTTTTTCCCGACTAAATTTAAATTCTATGTTTAACAAGTAGGTATCTGCTGGTTTATTTTGGAGTATGAAAGGTCAACTAGGCGTAGGGGTTTTCTCGAGATCGCTGAGAGCATTCTCCTTAGTGTCGGAAAGGGTAAAGGAAAGACCCATATCATGTATGCGGCTAACTTGAACTGGAATCAGCTTAGCAGGTACCTGGGTTTTCTGGAGAGGAAGGGGTTTATCAAACATTCCAATGATAACAATGCATATGAGCTAACGGATAAGGGGGTTAGTCTTCTCGGGATGTGTAAGGAGCTAAGGAAACTTCTCTCCTGACATCTGTTCGAAGCTCTTAGCCTAGTTTTTCTAAGGACTAGTGTTCTTATATTTGGTCTAGTCTTTTTGTTAAGGTTTTGCGTATCATAAGTCTTAAGTACTTATATTGTAGAGTTGGCAACTGTTGGGATTTTGGAGCACTCTGAGCAGTTGGAGAGAGTCGATAGGTTTTTGGAGTACTTGGCCTCAGATAGAGGTTGGCATGGCCTTGAGGAGTGCGCTGGGGTTCTGGGGCTGAGTTTGGATGCCGCTAGGGAGGTCGTCAGGCTTCTGGCTTCGATAGGTTTCCTCGATTACGACGAGTCTAGGAGGATGGTTAGGATAAGGCCTGAATTAGCCGAGTTCATCGTTGAGGGTCTCTAATCCTTCGTAGATGAGCCTCCCGGTAAGGGCAGGGTCTCTGTTGAAGTAGCTTCACAACTTCCTCTAAGTGGTTTAGTAGACGACTTCCGTTCTCTGTGAGCTTGTATATGCTTCGGTCTCCTACCTGTTGGATCTGAACTAAGTTCCTCTCCTCCAATAGGTCGAGGTATCGCATAGATATCCTGAAGTTTATCCTGGCATCGTAGGTTATCTGTGTCTTAGAAGCCCCTTTCTCGCAGCTTTTGAGTATTAAGTAAAGTATCTCTAACATACTTCTCCTTCCGAGCCTCGACCTAGAAAAATTCATTATTTTCTATTATCAGAAACTATGAACATGTTTAAAATCCTTATGGATCTGACATATGAAGCTGAGAACCATAACATAGTTCAGAATCCTATGTTCGTATAATTTTAAATTTAAGAACTGTTTTTAGAACTATTAGGTTGTGCAGATTTATTTTAAATTTCAAACTTCAAGAATTTAGAGCGGGACGACCCCGTGATGAGCCCTTATATAAACTTAGGGGAAAGCAAAATAATTTAAGAGGAAAAAACGGTAAATCAAGGAATTTTCAGTGTCTTTATTTGACATCTCTAAATTGTTGGATTAACGGTAATCTACAAGAATGTGAATTTCTGGAGATTCGTGCAAATAACTGTTGGTGTCTATCTTGAAGTTAGATCTTTTGAAAATTTTGTCTAACCCTCGAAGAAGAGCATTCATAAAAATTTTAGATGGACTAGGCGGTGAAGCACATTTAAAGGAATTAGCTAGACGTGTAGTTAAAACCGAGACTGAAGAACCATCTTCTAAAGACACTAAAAGCGTATACATAAGTTTAATGCAGAACCAT includes:
- a CDS encoding Lrp/AsnC family transcriptional regulator; protein product: VKVHVHIDRGALGLARYVMLCDFKDDLEEVADKLLDRLARENYIEFFARLIPWGGFLVLASLPPRFETKYRIFLDRLIDMGILRGYQMFRVNWLRYFSMRVDCFDFKRYCWKFQWDDLSNRDASTIVSIEEDVRKARIDKLDLRIIGMLQKDSSLSVAEIARQLDVDYKKVLYHFKEHIVGGGLIKGYILRWHGEVKSKNSLTRMIMVLDGLEHSELEAVKEVFQDIPFTWFDSYSRDSGVYMAYLVVPVEHLQGTLKYTWRRLSNTRRKLIYAFIDSECSRAYMVPMEPFVEEIGWTFSIKTSINLLSEILNLNLAR
- a CDS encoding DNA-binding protein, translating into MLEILYLILKSCEKGASKTQITYDARINFRISMRYLDLLEERNLVQIQQVGDRSIYKLTENGSRLLNHLEEVVKLLQQRPCPYREAHLRRIRDPQR